Proteins encoded together in one Riemerella anatipestifer window:
- the recF gene encoding DNA replication/repair protein RecF (All proteins in this family for which functions are known are DNA-binding proteins that assist the filamentation of RecA onto DNA for the initiation of recombination or recombinational repair.) has protein sequence MIIKKLYLTNFKNHQERVFDFSSEINSFVGNNGAGKTNILDALHYLSVGKSFLGNSDVNNILTGEDFFTLEAVVDDGEKETILKIIQSKDAKKLVKKNDKSYARLSDHIGFLPSVMISPYDTNLISDSGESRRRFLDAMISQVDAEYLHSIMQYQKALKQRNALLKSFAKNRYFDKDSLEIYDEPLCQYAGVIFEKRSLFITQLLPTFLHFYNMISNGKEEVDIVYQSDLEEQTMAEVLSQNVEKDRVLTYTSKGIHKDELRFEMSGDLIKKIGSQGQQKSFLIALKLAQINRIKEITGKTPLLLLDDIFDKLDDRRVAQLIELVNKEHFGQIFITDTHKERTEAVVKNINEESRIFEIA, from the coding sequence AGTGTTTGATTTTTCCTCCGAAATCAATAGTTTCGTAGGGAATAATGGGGCAGGGAAGACCAATATTTTAGACGCTTTGCACTATTTGTCCGTAGGTAAAAGTTTTCTAGGGAATTCTGATGTTAATAATATTTTGACGGGGGAAGACTTCTTTACTTTAGAGGCGGTGGTAGATGATGGCGAAAAAGAAACGATATTAAAAATTATCCAAAGCAAAGACGCTAAAAAATTGGTAAAGAAGAACGATAAGTCTTACGCTCGTTTGTCAGACCATATTGGGTTTTTGCCAAGTGTGATGATTTCTCCCTATGATACCAATCTTATCTCTGATTCTGGGGAGAGCAGAAGACGATTTTTAGATGCGATGATTTCGCAGGTAGATGCAGAGTATTTGCACTCTATTATGCAATACCAAAAAGCACTTAAACAAAGAAATGCCTTACTAAAGTCTTTCGCTAAAAATAGATATTTTGATAAAGATTCGCTAGAGATTTATGATGAGCCTTTGTGCCAATATGCAGGGGTGATTTTTGAAAAGAGGAGCCTATTTATCACACAGCTACTGCCTACTTTTTTGCATTTTTATAATATGATTTCTAATGGTAAAGAGGAGGTGGATATTGTTTACCAATCGGATTTGGAAGAGCAAACAATGGCAGAAGTCCTATCTCAAAATGTAGAAAAAGACCGAGTGCTGACCTACACTTCTAAAGGAATTCATAAAGACGAACTTCGCTTTGAGATGAGTGGGGATTTGATAAAGAAAATTGGTTCCCAGGGGCAGCAGAAGTCGTTTTTAATTGCGTTAAAGTTGGCTCAAATCAACCGTATTAAAGAAATTACAGGGAAGACGCCTCTGTTGTTACTAGACGATATATTTGATAAGCTGGACGACCGCCGTGTGGCTCAACTTATAGAATTGGTGAACAAAGAACATTTCGGACAGATATTTATTACAGATACCCATAAAGAACGAACGGAAGCCGTAGTAAAAAACATCAATGAAGAAAGCCGTATTTTTGAGATAGCTTAA
- a CDS encoding DUF4917 family protein: MNYKDLPTYSEILDQLEKKKRKKHLLFGNGFSIAYDHSIFSYNALSKFIEDNGNDAVKGLFKTLNTTNFELIMRQLETFSKVAHIFSDDEKTQEKINVVISELKKSLIDAVTKLHPYHAFEVPENKSKACIKFLEEYLSKEGFVFSTNYDLLFYWILMRNESKHIIDGFGRDLETDLYHKKEENDELDYSELRWGKYSKEQNVFYLHGSLPIFDDGINVVKVQYDNEHYLLENVKERITKGEYPVFVTAGDGNQKLNQITHNKYLNFCLEKLMNIEGSLVTFGFNFGEYDEHIIEAINIAAKRGKRSGEKLHSVHIGVYSEQDYNHILSITDKFQCKVNTYDAKTANIWN, encoded by the coding sequence ATGAATTATAAAGATTTACCTACTTACAGCGAAATTTTAGACCAATTAGAAAAAAAGAAAAGAAAAAAGCATTTACTTTTCGGAAATGGTTTTAGTATTGCATACGACCATTCTATTTTTTCATATAATGCACTAAGTAAATTTATAGAAGATAACGGTAATGATGCGGTTAAAGGATTATTCAAAACTTTGAACACCACAAATTTTGAATTAATTATGAGACAACTTGAAACTTTTTCAAAAGTAGCCCATATCTTTAGTGACGATGAAAAAACACAAGAGAAAATAAATGTAGTTATTTCTGAACTCAAAAAAAGTCTAATAGATGCAGTTACTAAATTGCACCCATATCATGCTTTTGAAGTCCCCGAAAATAAAAGTAAAGCATGTATCAAATTTCTGGAAGAATACTTATCAAAAGAAGGATTTGTATTTTCAACAAACTATGACTTATTGTTTTATTGGATATTGATGAGAAATGAATCAAAGCATATTATTGATGGATTTGGTAGAGATTTGGAAACAGATTTATATCACAAGAAAGAAGAAAATGATGAGTTAGATTATTCAGAGCTGAGATGGGGAAAATATAGCAAGGAACAAAATGTTTTCTATTTACATGGAAGTTTACCAATATTTGATGACGGAATTAATGTTGTAAAAGTTCAATATGATAATGAACATTATTTATTAGAAAATGTAAAAGAAAGAATTACTAAAGGCGAATATCCTGTTTTTGTTACAGCGGGTGATGGAAATCAAAAATTGAATCAAATTACACATAATAAATATCTAAATTTTTGTTTAGAAAAATTAATGAATATAGAAGGTTCATTAGTAACCTTTGGTTTTAATTTTGGAGAATACGATGAGCATATTATTGAAGCAATAAACATTGCTGCAAAAAGAGGTAAAAGAAGCGGAGAAAAACTACATAGTGTTCATATCGGAGTTTATTCCGAACAAGATTATAATCACATTTTAAGTATTACAGACAAATTTCAGTGTAAAGTCAATACTTATGACGCAAAAACTGCAAACATTTGGAATTAA
- a CDS encoding S9 family peptidase, whose translation MINLKQKMLAVATSLPMLISAQNLMTPEKLWTLKRMSVQVVAPDQSGLIYKVGQTDLKTEKTNSENYFLNLKNNLSSKVNFNGKNIFQWDKNGIYATEGKQIFLSKDQGKTWSSFYTLPDDADNVIVSPNGKKIAYSKEVLVEKVLGKEKYNDVPNTTAHVYSDLNHRHWDYFNQGRYNHIFVIDLDKNSSPKDLLEGKKWDSPQRPFGGAEDFVFSPDSSQLLFVMKPLEGAEYAKSTNTDIFSYHFDSETIKNLTEANKGYDVSPKFSPDGNYLTWLSMARDGYEADKNDLKIMDWKTGVITNLTKDWDESVTGDFFWSQNNQLLYFTAAYRGTKQLFSISPKSKKVTKITEGTFDVNDIITETKNQLLVTRTDINHNADLFSVNTKSGAMKQVTEVNKEMYQNIATSKSELRMVKTSDGKEMGVWFHYPPNFDPNKKYPALLYCQGGPQSALTQYFSLRWNFALMTANGYIVIAPNRRGMQGWGVEWNEAISKDWGGQPMRDYLSATDYAKTLPFVDGDRIAAVGASYGGYSVFMLAGIHQNRFKTFISHNGLFDMKSWYLNTEELWFANWDLGGSPYDNPLPRAYTEFNPSNYVQNWNKPMMIIQGHKDYRVPYEQGQGAFQAARLKGLKAKLLYYPNENHWVLKPHNGLVWQREFFDWLKETL comes from the coding sequence ATGATAAACTTAAAACAAAAAATGCTGGCTGTGGCGACCAGTCTCCCGATGCTCATCAGTGCTCAAAACCTTATGACACCAGAGAAATTGTGGACGCTCAAAAGAATGAGCGTTCAAGTAGTTGCTCCAGACCAATCGGGGTTAATCTATAAAGTAGGACAAACCGACTTAAAGACAGAAAAAACCAATTCCGAAAACTACTTTCTCAATTTAAAAAACAATCTTTCGTCTAAAGTTAATTTTAACGGAAAAAACATCTTCCAATGGGATAAGAATGGTATCTATGCCACGGAAGGTAAGCAGATATTCCTTTCAAAAGACCAAGGTAAAACGTGGAGTTCGTTCTATACTCTACCTGATGATGCCGATAATGTTATCGTCTCTCCTAATGGAAAAAAGATAGCTTACAGTAAAGAAGTGCTTGTAGAAAAGGTGCTTGGTAAAGAAAAATATAATGATGTACCTAATACAACAGCTCATGTTTACTCTGACCTAAACCACCGCCATTGGGATTACTTTAACCAAGGAAGATACAACCATATTTTTGTGATAGATTTGGACAAAAATAGCTCTCCTAAAGATTTACTAGAAGGTAAAAAGTGGGACAGTCCACAAAGACCTTTTGGAGGAGCAGAAGATTTTGTATTCAGCCCTGATTCCTCTCAATTATTATTTGTAATGAAGCCTTTGGAAGGAGCGGAATATGCCAAATCTACCAATACAGATATTTTCTCTTATCATTTTGATAGTGAAACTATAAAGAATCTTACGGAAGCAAATAAGGGCTATGATGTAAGCCCTAAGTTCAGCCCTGATGGCAATTATCTTACTTGGTTAAGTATGGCAAGGGACGGCTATGAGGCAGATAAAAACGACCTCAAAATAATGGATTGGAAAACAGGAGTAATAACCAACCTTACCAAAGATTGGGACGAGTCTGTTACTGGAGATTTCTTTTGGAGCCAAAACAATCAGTTGCTTTACTTTACAGCAGCTTACAGAGGTACTAAACAGCTTTTTAGCATCAGTCCTAAATCTAAAAAGGTAACTAAAATCACAGAAGGAACTTTTGATGTAAACGATATTATCACAGAAACCAAAAACCAACTTTTAGTTACTAGAACAGACATCAACCACAACGCCGACTTATTCTCCGTAAACACCAAAAGCGGAGCAATGAAGCAAGTTACCGAAGTTAATAAAGAGATGTACCAAAACATCGCCACTTCTAAATCTGAACTTAGAATGGTAAAAACTTCGGACGGCAAAGAGATGGGCGTATGGTTCCACTACCCACCTAACTTCGACCCTAACAAAAAATATCCTGCACTACTCTATTGTCAGGGAGGTCCGCAGTCTGCATTAACGCAATATTTCTCGCTTAGATGGAACTTTGCACTAATGACGGCTAACGGCTATATCGTTATCGCTCCTAACAGAAGAGGTATGCAAGGCTGGGGTGTAGAATGGAACGAAGCTATTTCTAAAGATTGGGGCGGACAACCTATGAGAGATTATCTTTCTGCTACAGATTACGCTAAAACACTTCCGTTTGTAGATGGGGACAGGATAGCTGCCGTAGGGGCTAGTTATGGTGGTTACAGTGTATTTATGTTGGCAGGGATACACCAAAACAGATTTAAGACCTTTATTTCTCACAATGGTCTATTTGATATGAAATCGTGGTATCTTAATACTGAGGAACTTTGGTTTGCGAACTGGGATTTGGGTGGTTCTCCTTACGACAACCCTCTACCAAGAGCTTATACAGAGTTTAATCCGAGTAACTATGTACAAAATTGGAACAAGCCTATGATGATTATACAAGGGCACAAAGATTACCGAGTGCCTTATGAGCAAGGACAAGGCGCCTTTCAAGCGGCAAGACTAAAAGGACTAAAAGCCAAACTACTCTACTACCCTAACGAAAACCATTGGGTGCTAAAACCTCACAACGGTCTGGTATGGCAGAGAGAGTTCTTTGATTGGTTAAAAGAAACGCTTTAA
- a CDS encoding zinc ribbon domain-containing protein — MAKKTNDISVEEKLRALYDLQFIDSRLDEIRNTRGELPIEVEDLEIEIEGLGKRAEKFATEIKEQEVEIKNKKELISHAQGLIEKYKSQQDNVRNNKEFEALAKEIEYQELEIQLAEKKIKEFGAKKDHKTESLNNLEAKIEELQNHLTFKKNELESLIAETQKEEEFLLEKSQEFADKIDQRLLASYQRIRKGSSNGLAVVGIERGAPKGSYFTIPPQKQMEIAQRKKIIIDEHSGKILVDDDLVIEETEKMKEIIKF; from the coding sequence ATGGCTAAGAAAACAAACGACATTTCTGTAGAAGAGAAACTAAGAGCATTGTATGATTTACAATTTATAGACTCTCGTTTAGACGAAATTAGAAATACAAGAGGTGAACTTCCTATTGAAGTAGAAGATTTGGAGATAGAAATAGAAGGTTTAGGAAAAAGAGCCGAAAAGTTTGCTACCGAAATTAAAGAGCAAGAAGTTGAAATAAAAAATAAAAAAGAACTCATCTCTCACGCACAAGGGCTTATAGAGAAATATAAATCTCAACAAGACAATGTGAGAAACAACAAAGAGTTTGAAGCTCTAGCTAAAGAAATAGAATATCAGGAACTAGAAATCCAATTAGCGGAGAAGAAGATTAAAGAGTTTGGTGCTAAAAAAGACCACAAAACAGAATCTTTAAACAATCTAGAAGCTAAGATTGAAGAGTTACAAAACCACCTTACTTTTAAAAAGAACGAACTAGAAAGCCTTATCGCAGAAACTCAAAAAGAAGAAGAGTTTTTACTAGAAAAATCTCAAGAGTTCGCAGATAAGATAGACCAAAGGCTTCTAGCATCTTACCAAAGAATTAGAAAAGGGTCATCTAACGGTCTTGCAGTGGTAGGTATAGAGAGAGGAGCTCCTAAAGGGTCTTACTTTACTATCCCTCCACAGAAGCAGATGGAAATTGCTCAAAGAAAAAAGATTATTATAGATGAACATTCTGGTAAAATCTTAGTAGATGACGATTTGGTGATTGAAGAAACAGAAAAAATGAAGGAAATAATCAAATTCTAA
- a CDS encoding Nif3-like dinuclear metal center hexameric protein — protein sequence MKIKELVAELNRLVPFAQAENFDNVGLLCGNPKREVTGVLISHDTLEHIVDEAIEKNTNVILSFHPIIFSGLKSITGKNYVERSVMKALENKIAIIAIHTALDNDFMGVNHRIGKELGLKNLKTLMPKNHDLQQLSVYVPKDYEEKVKEALFSAGAGSIGFYNECSFNIKGTGTFKPQEGSQPFIGQQGTRESVEETLISVIFEKYKKNAIISAMKTAHPYEEVAYQIYNLENENQYLGLGQYGEFETEISEEDFLNLVKKTFGLQVIRHSQKLNKPIRKVAMLGGSGADGIKAALANRCDAYLTADLKYHDFFQAENQLLLCDIGHFESEQFIIQQLFELLSENFTKFATLKTTQSTNPVNYFI from the coding sequence ATGAAAATAAAAGAACTAGTAGCAGAACTTAATCGCCTCGTACCCTTCGCACAAGCAGAAAATTTTGACAATGTAGGTCTTCTTTGTGGAAACCCAAAAAGAGAAGTTACAGGCGTTCTTATCTCTCACGATACACTAGAACACATTGTAGATGAAGCCATTGAGAAAAACACCAATGTTATTTTATCATTTCACCCCATTATATTCTCTGGCTTAAAAAGTATCACAGGCAAAAACTATGTGGAAAGAAGTGTGATGAAAGCCCTAGAAAACAAAATTGCCATTATTGCCATACACACCGCTCTGGATAACGATTTTATGGGCGTTAATCATAGAATTGGAAAAGAACTAGGATTAAAGAACCTTAAAACTTTAATGCCTAAGAATCATGATTTGCAACAGCTTTCCGTCTATGTACCTAAAGACTACGAAGAGAAAGTAAAAGAGGCTTTATTCTCGGCTGGAGCAGGAAGCATTGGCTTTTATAACGAGTGTAGTTTTAATATCAAAGGAACAGGCACCTTTAAACCCCAAGAAGGTTCTCAACCATTTATAGGACAACAAGGCACAAGGGAAAGCGTAGAGGAAACTTTAATCTCCGTTATTTTTGAAAAGTATAAAAAGAACGCCATCATTTCAGCGATGAAAACAGCTCACCCATACGAAGAAGTGGCTTATCAAATCTATAACCTTGAAAATGAAAATCAATATCTAGGCTTAGGTCAATATGGTGAGTTTGAAACCGAAATCTCCGAAGAAGACTTTTTAAATTTAGTAAAGAAAACTTTTGGATTACAAGTCATTAGACACAGCCAAAAACTCAATAAACCTATCCGAAAAGTAGCAATGCTAGGCGGAAGCGGTGCTGATGGTATTAAAGCCGCACTTGCCAACAGATGTGATGCTTATCTAACGGCTGACCTTAAATACCACGACTTTTTCCAAGCGGAAAATCAATTATTGTTATGCGATATAGGACACTTTGAGTCTGAACAATTTATCATACAACAATTATTTGAACTTTTATCAGAAAATTTTACTAAATTTGCAACCTTGAAAACCACTCAAAGTACTAACCCTGTAAATTACTTTATATAA
- a CDS encoding ion transporter encodes MIHRVRIKKEHNLVPEKGWKKELFRIIYGADTPLGKLFDIVLLILILISTLTVVSESLRPVDKQYHHLLLAIEWTISIFFTIEYILRIVIVKNKKDYIFSFMGIIDFLSMIPFFLSLFFPQTKFFMIIRLLRMLRVFRILNLMDYMHDGQYIVQALRKSSRKIYIFMLFIIIIVVLLGSVMYVIEGGENGFVDIPTCIYWAVVTLTTVGYGDISPVTPLGKFLSVILMLCGYSIIAVPTGIVTSEMKLRTKKDNDCERCGNSSNDDDARYCKICGERLKD; translated from the coding sequence ATGATACATAGGGTCAGAATAAAAAAAGAGCATAATCTCGTTCCAGAAAAAGGTTGGAAGAAAGAGCTATTTCGCATTATCTATGGGGCAGATACCCCTTTGGGAAAACTTTTTGATATTGTACTTCTTATCCTTATTTTAATTAGTACACTTACCGTTGTTTCGGAAAGTTTAAGACCTGTAGATAAGCAATATCATCATCTTCTTTTAGCTATTGAATGGACTATTTCTATCTTCTTTACGATAGAATATATCTTGAGAATTGTAATTGTCAAAAATAAAAAAGACTATATTTTTAGCTTTATGGGTATTATTGATTTCTTATCGATGATACCATTCTTTTTGAGCTTGTTTTTCCCACAGACTAAGTTCTTTATGATTATCCGACTGCTAAGAATGTTAAGGGTTTTCAGGATACTTAATTTGATGGATTATATGCACGACGGACAATATATTGTGCAAGCACTTAGGAAAAGCTCTCGTAAGATATACATATTTATGCTATTTATTATCATTATAGTGGTATTGTTAGGTTCTGTAATGTATGTGATAGAAGGGGGCGAAAACGGTTTTGTGGATATTCCTACTTGTATTTATTGGGCGGTGGTTACTTTGACTACGGTAGGTTATGGAGATATATCGCCTGTAACTCCTTTAGGTAAGTTTTTATCGGTTATTTTGATGCTTTGTGGTTATAGCATTATAGCAGTTCCTACAGGAATTGTAACTTCCGAAATGAAGTTAAGAACGAAAAAGGATAACGATTGTGAACGCTGTGGAAACTCTAGTAATGATGATGATGCTAGATATTGTAAAATCTGCGGAGAAAGATTAAAAGACTAA
- a CDS encoding peptide chain release factor 3 — MSLEKEIAKRKTFGIISHPDAGKTTLTEKLLLFGGAIQEAGAVKSNKIKKGATSDFMEIERQRGISVATSVLAFEYRNHKINILDTPGHKDFAEDTYRTLTAVDSVIVVIDVAKGVEEQTEKLVQVCRMRNIPMLVFINKLDREGKDAFDLLDEVEQKLGLSVVPLSLPIGMGAQFQGIYNIWEKNIQLFLEEKKQKVGESITFDDIQDKAIDDAIGAKAAETLREELELIESVYPEFDRELYMKGEQQPVFFGSALNNFGVRELLDAFIDIAPMPQPKESDVRVVKPEEKNFTGFVFKIHANMDPKHRDRLAFVKIVSGTFKRNENYLLVRENKKMKFSSPNAFFADKKEVVDESYPGDIVGLHDTGNFRIGDTLTAGEKLNFRGIPSFSPEHFRYINNNDPLKAKQLAKGIDQLMDEGVAQLFTLEMNGRKIIGTVGALQYEVIQYRLEHEYGAKCSYEPISIHKACWVEADEKSAEFQEFARLKQRFLARDKYNQLVFLADSSFTITMTQEKFPNVKLHFISEFNR, encoded by the coding sequence ATGTCTTTAGAAAAAGAAATTGCAAAAAGAAAAACCTTTGGGATTATCTCTCACCCCGATGCGGGTAAAACTACGCTTACTGAAAAATTACTTTTATTTGGTGGGGCGATACAGGAAGCAGGAGCCGTAAAATCAAACAAAATAAAGAAAGGAGCTACTTCGGACTTTATGGAGATAGAACGCCAAAGAGGTATATCGGTAGCGACTTCGGTACTAGCATTTGAATACAGAAATCACAAAATAAACATACTAGATACACCAGGTCACAAAGACTTCGCAGAGGATACTTATAGAACTCTTACAGCGGTAGATTCTGTAATCGTTGTGATAGATGTAGCTAAAGGGGTAGAAGAGCAAACGGAGAAACTAGTTCAGGTATGCCGTATGAGAAATATCCCAATGTTGGTATTTATCAATAAATTGGATAGAGAGGGTAAAGATGCCTTTGATTTGCTAGATGAGGTTGAGCAGAAGTTAGGACTTAGTGTAGTGCCTCTTTCTTTGCCAATAGGTATGGGAGCTCAGTTTCAAGGGATTTATAATATTTGGGAGAAAAATATCCAACTGTTTTTAGAGGAAAAAAAACAAAAAGTAGGCGAGAGTATTACTTTTGATGATATTCAAGATAAAGCAATAGACGATGCGATAGGTGCAAAAGCAGCAGAAACTTTAAGAGAAGAGTTGGAGCTTATAGAATCTGTTTATCCTGAATTTGATAGAGAGCTTTATATGAAAGGAGAACAGCAACCTGTGTTTTTTGGTTCTGCACTTAACAATTTTGGAGTAAGAGAACTCCTAGATGCCTTTATAGATATAGCTCCAATGCCGCAGCCTAAAGAGTCTGATGTGAGGGTGGTAAAGCCAGAGGAGAAAAACTTTACAGGATTTGTATTTAAAATCCATGCGAATATGGACCCTAAGCACAGAGACCGTTTAGCCTTCGTAAAGATTGTTTCGGGAACATTCAAAAGAAATGAAAATTATCTTTTGGTAAGAGAAAATAAAAAGATGAAGTTTTCTTCTCCTAATGCGTTCTTTGCAGATAAAAAAGAAGTGGTAGATGAGAGTTATCCAGGAGATATTGTAGGTTTGCACGATACGGGTAACTTCCGTATTGGAGATACTTTAACGGCAGGAGAAAAACTTAACTTTAGAGGCATACCAAGCTTCTCTCCAGAACACTTCCGATATATAAATAATAACGACCCACTTAAAGCAAAACAACTGGCTAAAGGTATAGACCAATTGATGGACGAAGGTGTGGCACAGCTATTTACTTTAGAAATGAACGGAAGAAAAATTATCGGTACAGTAGGAGCGTTACAGTATGAAGTTATCCAATATCGATTAGAACACGAGTATGGAGCCAAATGTTCTTATGAACCTATAAGTATACATAAGGCATGTTGGGTTGAGGCTGATGAGAAGTCGGCAGAGTTCCAAGAATTTGCAAGGCTAAAACAACGCTTTTTAGCTAGGGATAAATATAATCAGTTGGTTTTCTTAGCAGATTCTTCATTTACAATTACAATGACGCAAGAGAAATTCCCTAATGTAAAGCTACATTTTATTAGTGAATTTAATAGATAG
- a CDS encoding ArsR/SmtB family transcription factor — MKRNLEPIDYTGDVELLADFAKALAHPTRIAILSYLEQQNSCFTGDLVDIFPLAQSTISQHLKELKRVGLIKGELNPPKIKYCIDEETWNLAKSLFLNFFDKKIQSSCCD, encoded by the coding sequence ATGAAAAGAAATTTAGAACCTATTGATTATACGGGAGATGTAGAATTACTAGCCGACTTTGCGAAAGCTTTGGCTCATCCTACTCGTATCGCTATCTTATCTTATTTAGAACAACAAAATTCTTGTTTTACAGGAGACTTGGTGGATATATTCCCATTAGCACAATCTACTATTTCTCAACACCTTAAAGAACTGAAAAGGGTAGGACTTATAAAAGGAGAACTTAATCCTCCAAAAATAAAATATTGTATAGATGAAGAAACATGGAATCTTGCCAAATCTTTATTCTTGAATTTTTTTGATAAAAAAATTCAATCCTCTTGTTGTGATTGA
- a CDS encoding low molecular weight phosphatase family protein, translating to MNKDVLLSNVQWFIEQLEVDSISKDRRKIIDFITEKQSKGKPIRLNFICTHNSRRSHLCQIWAKTMAYYFGVYNIECYSAGTEATALFPKIVDTLRNVGFSIETLSKDESNPIYAIKYSGNEMPIIGFSKTIDHLFNPKENFVAVMACSQADNNCPSVLGTEKRFSITYEDPKISDNTSKQTSVYAERNLQIATEMLYVFRNIK from the coding sequence ATGAATAAAGATGTTTTATTATCTAATGTTCAGTGGTTTATAGAACAATTAGAGGTAGATTCTATTTCCAAAGATAGGAGGAAAATTATAGACTTCATTACAGAAAAGCAAAGTAAGGGGAAGCCTATTAGACTTAATTTTATTTGCACACATAACTCTCGCAGAAGTCATCTTTGTCAAATATGGGCAAAGACTATGGCTTATTACTTTGGAGTTTATAATATAGAGTGTTACTCCGCAGGAACAGAAGCTACGGCTCTATTCCCTAAAATAGTAGATACTCTTCGTAATGTAGGTTTTTCCATAGAGACATTGTCGAAAGATGAAAGCAATCCTATCTATGCTATAAAATACTCGGGTAACGAGATGCCTATTATTGGATTTTCCAAAACTATAGACCATCTTTTTAACCCTAAGGAAAATTTTGTTGCTGTTATGGCTTGTTCTCAAGCGGATAACAATTGTCCTTCTGTTCTAGGTACAGAAAAACGATTTTCCATAACTTATGAAGACCCTAAAATTTCTGATAATACATCTAAACAAACTTCTGTTTACGCTGAAAGAAACTTACAAATAGCCACAGAAATGTTGTATGTATTTCGGAATATTAAATAA